TGGTCGAGAGCACGCAGATGGCGAACCAGGCCGGACGTTCGCTTGAAATGATTATGGGCAGTATTGAGGACATGGTCCAGCGGGCCGCGCAGATCGCCACGGCGGCCGAAGAACAGTCCTCAGCTGCTGAAGAAATCAATCACAGCATTGAGGGAATCGCCCAGGTAGCGGCGGAGGCCGACGAGGGAGCCGGGCAGACTGCCTCTGCAACCCGCGATTTGGCGCAGCTTTCCCAGGAGTTGCTCGGCGTTGCGTTGAATTTTTCCGAGGAAGACACGGAGCGACCCCGGTTGCGTGCTTCCGAACATGACATGAAGGGTGTTTTGCCCAAGTTAATGCAGGACTTTGCTCGCGAGAAAAAAGGGGAGCGTGTTTTCACGGCATTGCAAAAGGAACTTGGAGATCCGGTTTTTTTGCCGACTGGAACTTATCCCGACCAAGTTTTTCGGCAAATGGCCGAAGTCGTGGCGGAGGCTACCGGCGGAAATGTTCGTGACGTATTCCTGGAATTGGGGCGGTACACTATGCGCAAATTCCATGAAATGTACCCCCGCTACTTTAAGGATGAAGACTTGAAGCGTTTTCTCCTGCGAATGAACGAGCTGCACGAACAATTGACAAAGGCGCAGCCCGGCATAAAGCCGCCCTCCTTTACCTTTGAGGACAAGGGGGATCGATTGTTCATGAATTACCGTTCGGAGCGTGGATTTTTTGACTATTTTGAGGGAATATTGCAGGGAGCCGCGGAGTTTAAAGGGGAGCGTATCGACGTGGTGGTCACGCCGTTGACTGACCATACGGCTCGGGCGGAGATTCGATTTCTTTAGTGCGTCCGGGATCGTCTTTGCAATGCGCGAAATCATGTAGGGAGAGGGGCTTTTGACCGACGACATCAACAGACAAATTTTCCGGGAGGAAGCCTACGAGCTGCTGGCCGAGCTGGAGACCACCCTTCTTGAACTGGAGGGGCAGCCGGACGACATGGATATTGTGAACCGGGTGTTTCGTTCCTTGCATACCATCAAGGGATCCGGATCCATGTTTGGATTCGAGGCGATCGCCGGTTTCACTCACGAAGTGGAGTCCGTGTTCGACATGGTCCGCAATGGGGAGCTGCCCATCAGTCGGCCGTTGTTGGACCAGGCATTTTCCGTGCGTGACCATATCCAGCGCATGCTTGACGAGGGCGGCGGCGAAGAGGTGGATCCGGAACGCGCCGAGGCTCTTTTGAAACAGCTTCGGCAGATTGCTGCCGGCGACGTCCCTGCCGAGCCGGTTCATGATGCCACTGCTCCTGATGAATCCGCGGGCGAGTCTGTTGAAGACGCGTCAGAATCGTCTGCCGTGTCCAAATCCGAGAGTACCCCGCCTGAAGAGGTTGAACAGGTCGTTTCTGAGGAAACGGATTCTCCTGATCTGTCCAGATCGTTGGCAAGCTCGTCGGATGTGGGGAACGCAAAGACAGATAGTGTGGTGGTGCCGCAGGGTGGCGGTGCGGGAACAGCGTCGTGGCATGTTCGTGTTTCTCCGAAGCAGGGCCAGACCGCAGAGGGGTTTCAGATCGTTCCTCTTTTAGAGGAACTCGCCAAGCTCGGGCCGTGCGAGGTGCGAGCGGATGACTCCCTTGTTCCATTGCTTGGGGACTATCAGGTTGGCCAAGTCTATCTGGCCTGGGATGTTTATCTGGAGACATCGTCCGGTGAGGACGAGATCAAGGATGTTTTTTTCTTTTCGGATGCACCGCTGGATGTGCAGGTGACTTCGGTTGACCCAAGAAAATCGGAATCCGTCCCAGCCCAACCACCTTCAGGAGAGGTTCCTCCGGAGGTTGCCGAAGGCGGATGGGAGTTGCTGGAGGACGACCACGGCGAGGGGCAGGACTCTGCTGCGGATCTTCCACTTGAGCCTGCGGCTCAGGACGTTGCAAAGCCGCAAGGTACGCCTTTGGAACAAAAGCCTGCTGTTGTCCCGGAGAGGATAAATGAATCGGAACCGGTGACTCCCCCGGCACCCGCCAAGCCCTCACCTGCCCCGAAGTCTTCCACGCCCAAGGTTCCCCAAGCCAAAAAGGAAACCGGCGGTCAGCAACGCGCTGCCGGAAAAACCACGCCCACTGGTGCTCCGGCCCAGCAGGGAAAGGGAGCCGCCACAGGTGAAGCGGCCAGGCAACAGGATGCCGTGTCAAGTATTCGTGTTGCCGCGGAGAAGTTGGATTCTCTTGTAGATCTGGTTGGAGAGCTTGTTATTGTTCAGGCGCAGATCAGCCAGTTGTCTCTGGAGCGTGACGACGCCATTCTGAAGCGTCTTGCCGAGGACTTGGAACGTCTTTCGGACGAATTGCGAGACAGCGCCCTGAGCGTACGCATGTTGCCTATCGGTACTTCATTCAGCAAGTTCCGAAGGTTGGTTCGGGATTTGTCCAGTGAGCTGGGGAAGGAAATTCAGCTCACTACCGCAGGAGCCGACACAGAACTGGACAAAACTGTCATCGAGCGGCTGGCTGATCCGTTGGTGCATTTGTTGCGCAACAGCATCGACCATGGAGTGGAGTCCCCGGAAGAGCGGACGGCTGCGGGCAAGCCGAGTAAGGCAACGATTCATCTTGCGGCGGAACATTCCGGCGGTGAGGTGTTGATTCGAATTCAGGACGATGGAAAGGGAATTGACTCCGAAGTAATCCGGGAAAAGGCTCTAGAACGTGGGCTGGTGAGCGCGGATGCGGATTTGAGTCATTCCGAAATCTTGAATCTTATTTTTGAACCGGGTTTTTCCACCGCACAAAAGGTGACCAGCGTGTCCGGGCGCGGCGTGGGCATGGACGTAGTCAAACGAGCCATCGATGCTTTGCGGGGGCGGATCGTCATCCACAGTGAACGTGGCAAAGGGACCGAGATTACGATTCGTTTGCCGCTGACGCTCGCTATTATTGACGGGTTGCAGGTCTTGGTTGGCGAGGAGTACTTTGTCGTTCCCCTGGCGGTTGTGGAAGAGTGTGTGGAATTGCGTGCCGAAGATGAAGAAGGCAGCGACGGGCGCATTCTGTATCTGCGTGGCGAAATCGTCCCCTACGTGCAACTGCGCGAATGGTTTGAAATCGACGCACCCCGACCGGATATTGAACAAGTGGTCATTGTTGGACTCGAAGGGCGTCGGGTCGGTATCGTGGTGGACAAAGTTATCGGTGAGCACCAGACCGTAATCAAGAGTCTGGGCAAGGTCTATAAGGATGTGGACGGGATTTCTGGAGCCACTATCAAGGGTGACGGCAGCATCGCGCTGATTTTGGATGTCCCCGGACTCATGAAGCGCGTTGTGGCGGAATCCGACTGATCTTTAGTATGAACAGGAACACAAATCCTCTGCCGGGACGCCCTGCACCGCTTTCGGACAAGGACTTCCGTGTCTTTGCAGAGTTTATCACCTCCAAACTGGGCATAAAAATGCCTTCCAGCAAGAAAACCATGCTGGAAGCAAGGCTGAACAAACGGTTGCGTGTTTTGGGCTTGCCCGGGTTCGACTCCTATCGGGATTTTTTGTTCAGCGAAACGGGACAGCGTGACGAACTGCCGCATCTTTATGACGCGGTAACCACCAATACGACGCATTTTTTCAGGGAATCAAAGCATTTTGATGTGTTGCGGGATACGCTGCTTCCCGGTTTGCATGCGCGTTTGCGCGGCAGTCGAGAGTTGCGCGTCTGGAGTGCGGGCTGTTCCACGGGAGAGGAACCGTATACGCTTGCCATGGTGTTGGCGGATTTCGAGGCGCAGCATTCTTCGTTTTCCTATCGCATGTTGGCTACAGATATTTCTACCCGCGTGCTTGAAGCCGCTGCCAGGGGGGTATACGTCATGGATAAAATTGACGATATTCCGTCGGCATTTCGTAAGAAATATTTGTTGCGAAGCAAGGATAAGAAGAAACGACTGATACGGATTGTACCCGAACTCCGTCACCGGATTGTTTTTCGTCGGCTCAATTTTATGGAACCGTTTCGTTTGAACAAACCCAGGGACGTTGTTTTTTGTCGGAATGTGGTGATTTATTTTGATCGGCAGACCCAGGAACGGTTATTTCGACGCATCGCGGACCAAATTGTTTCAGGGGGCTATCTGTTCACGGGCCACTCTGAAAGTCTTACGGGCATGAACGTACCTCTGCGTGCCGTGGCCCCGACAATCTATCAAAAAATATGATTCCACTCTGCAAGGCGGTAATATGTTTATCCGCCGGCATGTCGATAGAAAAGGACTTCCACAGGTTCTCTGGTGACAAGTCCTTCGTTGATGAGGTTGTCCAGTAGTGGAAGGAATGCATTGATTTTTTCCGTTTCGTCCACAATCTCAACAACCAGAGACATGTCCTCGGAAAGGCGTAAGATTTTATTCGTCCGTACCCGGCTGTTCGCTCCGTAGCCCATGACGGCGCGGAGAACCGTTGCTCCGGCGAGTCCCGCTTCACGGGCTTTTTCCACGATGAGTTCATAGAGCGGCTTTCCCTGTTGGCGGTCTCCCTCACCAATGAAAATTCGAATTCGTTCCGCATTCTTCGGCAAGTTCATGGTATGTATCCTGTTTGCGGGTTAGGAAGGCATGCTGTAGGCTTAGACCAAGCGACCCAGGGCCATGCCCAGCAGGACGAGTGTCAGGCCCAGCAGGCTCTGGCCGCCAACGTTGAGCAGCAGACTTAGGTATTGCCCGTGCCGCAGTAGTGCTCCGGATTCAAACATATATGTTGAAAAAGTGGTGAACGCGCCCATGAAGCCGGTAAGCAATAAAAGGCGCAATTCCGGGCTGAAGCCGACACGGTTTTCAAACAACCCCCAGAGCAGCCCGAAACAAAGGCTGCCCAGCATGTTTACCGCAAATGTTCCCATGGGGAACGATGCACCGAAAAAACGTTGGGCGATGCCGGAAAGCCAATACCGGGAAAGAGTTCCTGCGGCTCCGCCCAAGGCCAGGACGAAAATTTTGTTCACATTGTGCTCCCGTGTAAAATCGCTGGGGCTGCATAGCAGGTTTTGCGGGTGGAGGAAAGCGCATGGCTGTTGAGGCGGAATTGAAGTTTACGGATGTCGATCATGCAGCTGTTCGCGCATTGCTTTTGCAGAACGGGGCAGCTGGTGAAAAGGCTTATTTTGAACAGAATCTGGTGTTTGATTCCCAGGAACAGGCGCTTCGGAAAGAACAAATTTTGCTTCGTCTTCGGCATAAGCCTGGTGGCTCGTTGCTGACTCTCAAGCGTCCAGATGGTGGTGGGGATCATTTGAAGCGCTGCCGGGAATGGCAGACAAGAGTGGAAGATGGGACCGTCATGCGCCGGATTTTGGAGGAACTGGGGTTTGCTGTTTCCTTTGCCTATGAAAAGACGAGAGAAAAGTGGACATTGGATGGCTGTGTGATCTGCTTGGATCATCTTCCATTTGGTGAGTTTATGGAGATTGAAGGGCCGGAGGAGCGCTTGCCGGAAGTGGCTGGACGGTTGAACATGAACGTGCGGCATTCCACGGCGCAGACGTACCATGCGTTGCATCAACAGTGGCGTGTCGAGCAGAAACTGCCGCTTCAGGATGGTTTTGTTTTTTCCGATGAAGAGCGCGAAAAGTTGCTGCGGGATATTTCCGACGAACGAGACTCGACAACCACATGATTCGAGTTTATTATTTGATCTAAGCGTGGAAAAGGTTTTTGGAGATCGGCATGGGTGATTTTCTGGCGGAAAACGATCCACGGATCGGCGTCAAAGAGGAACTGGAAGTCCGGGAGCCTCGCAAATACAAGGTATTGCTCCTGAATGATGATTACACAACAATGGATTTCGTGGTTGAAATATTGATACACGTGTTCAACAAATCGGAAACCGAGGCCACATTGATCATGCTTGCGGTTCACAACGAAGGAAAAGGCGTGTGTGGGCTGTATCCGGCCGAAATCGCCGAGACCAAAGTGGACACGGTTCACAAATTGGCGCGACAGGCCGGTTTCCCGTTGAAATGCAGCATGGAAGGGGAATGAGCCATGTTGAGCAGAGGACTTGAGAAGGCGTTGACCTCGGCCGTGAATGAGGTCAAGCGGCGGAATCACGAGTATCTTACGTTGGAGCATCTCTTGTATGCCCTGGCGGGGGCTCAGCATGGACAGCTGATATTGAAACACTGTGGTGCTGACGTTGAGAAGCTTCAGGAAGAACTGGAGACCTTTTTTTCCGAAAACTTGGAAACACTGCCGGAAAATACGGAAACCGAAGTGATTCAGACGCTGGGAGTCCGGCGCGTATTGCAGCGGGCCGTGTGGCAAAAACGCGCCTCGGGCAAGGATGTGGTCGAGGTGGGTGACGTTCTGGCCGCCATGTTCGATGAGGAAGACTCCTATGCTGTGTACTTTTTGCGTACGCAGGATGTTACGCGGCTGGACGTGCTGGAGTATATCTCTCACGGCATGGAGGATGATGACCCCCTGACCCAGGAACGCCCGGGCATGGCATTCGGCCGTCCGGCAGGAGGCGGTATGCCGTCCGGTCCGGCACCGGGAATGCCTGGGGAAAAGCCTGGTACACAGGATACAGCCTTGGGAGAGTTCACCGTAAATCTTACTCTGCGAGCCCAGGAAGGGGGCATTGATCCGTTGATCGGGCGTGAGGCGGAGTTGGAACGAACCGTCCAGGTGCTGGCTCGACGCCGGAAGAATAATCCAATCTTTGTGGGCGATCCGGGTGTTGGGAAAACAGCCATGGCCGAAGGGTTGGCTCTTCTTATCTCCCGCGGTGAAGTTCCCAAGGAATTCATCAAGGCACAGATCTTTGCGTTGGATATGGGCGCGCTTATGGCGGGCACCAAGTATCGGGGGGATTTCGAAGGACGTCTCAAAAATGTTCTTGCCGAGCTGAAGGCCATTGAGGACGCCATCCTTTTTGTAGATGAGATTCACACCATCGTGGGGGCCGGATCCGTGTCCGGCGGAAGCCTGGATGCGTCGAATCTGCTCAAGCCGTTCCTGCAGTCCGGCGAGGTGCGGTGCATCGGATCCACGACTTACGAAGAGTATAAGAATCATTTTGAGAAGGATCGGGCGCTGTCACGTCGGTTTCAGAAAATCGAAATTGCGGAACCTTCGGTGGATGAGACGGTGGAAATCCTCAAGGGACTGAAGCCATATTATGAGGAACATCATGGCGTGGTCTATACGTTGCCCGCGTTGCGTGCTGCGGCCCGACTTTCCGCACGTCATGTGAATGATCGGTTTTTGCCGGACAAGGCCATTGACGTCATTGACGAAGCGGGATCCCGATACCGGCTTTCCGGGCGTCCACGAAAGGAAGATCGCATCACTGTGCAGGATGTGGAACGTGTGGTGGCGAGTATGGCCCGCATTCCTGCCGGACGGCTCAGCGGCAATGATCGGAACCGATTGCAGGAGCTGGAGCCGCGTTTGAAGAACGTGGTCTTTGGGCAGGATCAGGCTGTGGAGTTGCTTTCTCGCTCAATCAAGCGGGCAAGGGCGGGCATGAAACAGGCCGGTCGCCCCACTGGAGCGTTTTTGCTTACCGGTCCTACAGGCGTTGGCAAGACGGAACTTGCGCGGCAACTTGCCGAAGTTATGGGAGTGCATTTCCTGCGTTTTGATATGTCGGAATACATGGAAAAGCATGCCGTGGCCCGGTTGATCGGTGCCCCTCCCGGATATGTCGGTTTTGATCAGGGCGGCCTGCTTACAGAGGAGATCCGCAAGAATCCGCACAGTGTCGTGTTGTTCGACGAGATTGAAAAGGCCCATCCCGATGTGTTCAATATCCTTCTGCAGGTCATGGATTACGCCACGCTCACGGACAACAATGGGCGCAAGGCGGATTTCCGGCATGTCATTTTGTTGATGACTTCTAACGCCGGAGCCCAGGAGATAGCCAAAAGCGGTATTGGATTCCAGCGCCGGGATGATAAGGATCGCAAGGCCGGGGCGCTTCGGGCCATTGAACGGTTGTTCAGTCCGGAATTTCGCAATCGTTTGGATGCTGTCGTTCCCTTTTCTTCGTTGGATCAGGATGTCATGGAACGTATTGTGGACAAGTTCGTCGGTGAATTGAATGCGCAGTTGCGTGAACGCCGGGTCCGGCTCATCCTTGATGAGGCGGCACGTTCCAGGCTGGCCCATTTAGGGTATGATCCTGCGTTTGGTGCCCGACCCATGGGCCGGGTTATTCAGTCGGAGGTCAAGGACGCCATAGCTGACGAACTGTTGTTTGGTGCGCTGCAAAAGGGCGGCAAGGTATTCATGAGTCTGCGGAAGGGCGTGGCGATTGATGCTCCAGCTCCCAAGGGCAACGACCCGTCGGGCGAATTCGAGTTTTCTTTTGCTGGCGGTCGGATGCAGTAACTTGCAGTCACTGTTGACACGATGATCTATCGCCTTTCCGAAATGCCTTTTTTCCCTCACCCTCAGGAGGCTGACCCGGACGGCCTCCTGGCTGTGGGGGGGGACTTGTCTTCGCAACGCCTGCTCAACGCCTATTCGTGTGGTATTTTCCCTTGGTATGCGCCTGATTCCCCAATATTGTGGTGGAGCACCGACCCGCGGTTGGTCCTTTTCCCAAGTGAACTCCATGTGCCACGCAGTTTGCGGCGGGTGATCAACAGCGGACGTTTTCATATTACTGTGGATACTGCCTTTCCGGAGGTCTTGCGGCGGTGTGCTGAAACGCCGCGTCCGGATCAGGATGGATCCTGGATTGTTCCGGAAATGAAGGATGCCTATACCCGTCTCCATGAACTCGGCTATGCTCACAGTGTGGAAGCTTGGCGCGACGGCCGACTGGTGGGCGGTTTGTATGGTGTGGCTTTGGGCCGTGTCTTTTTTGGGGAATCCATGTTCTATGCCGAACCGGACGCCTCCAAAGTGGCCTTTGTGCAGTTGGTCCGCAGTTTGGAGCGGCGTGAGTACACGATGGTGGACTGCCAGCAGACCACGGCTCATTTGCTCCGTTTCGGTGCTCGGGAAGTACGGCGGTCGGAGTTCCTGCAGCGTCTGGCCCTTGCCCAACAATATGCCACGGAAGAGGGAAACTGGTCCGAATTATTTCACGAAAAGGGGAATGGGGTTTTTCACCAGCTGTGAGGGCATTCGGGACCGGTTGGTGGCTGCGGCCTTTTCAAGGGGATGTCCTTGTTTGATGAAAAGGTTGCCGCATCCCTTGCATTGCCAGTGGCGCTTTTGCTCCTGGAGGCGGACCAGGGTTCCTGTTTGGTCATAGCAAACCTGACAAAACGGACCGTCTTCTCCGTCCTCGGTGGTTAGCCAGTATTTTCGTCCGTCAAAGCGCATGCTTTGGGAGAGGTCGAGAATTTCGACCACCTCGGTGAGTTGTTCTTTGAGCGCCCGATTCTCTTCACAAAGGGCGAAGTATTCTTCCTGTAGTGATTTCAGGATTTCCTCGGCGTCCTCCCAGCGGTTTGCCTTGGCCGCTTCAAGCGCCTGCTTGAATCCCATTGCGTGTATCAGACTATCCATAAAGCCTCCCTCAAGGGTGCGGATCATGCATCTCCTATATCGGTCATTTCGATTCGTGACTTTAGGAACGTCTTGTGTTTTGTCGTGTTTTTTTTCTGATAAAAATGTTGAAGCTGAAAATGCAGCAGGGGACGGCCGTCTCGTAGCCGTCCCCTGGTGGCGCAAGCAGTGTCAGCGGTGTTTTTCAGCTGCTAACTTCTTCTACGATGGGAGGGTGTTGGGAAAGGTCGAACAGACCTCGCAACGGCAGGTTGAGTGCGTAACTGGGGATGCGCTCGAATCGGATCAGACCGATATTTTTCCCCGCTTCGGCGTCGCATAACGCCGGAAGACCATCTGGAACCGGAAATTCCAGCGGTAGGGAGCGAAGCCCCGTCAGCCTTGTGGCGTACTGCTCTTTAAGGTAGTTGATGATGCGGTCCCGCTCCTGTAACGTAAAGGATTCCATGACCACCCTCCGGCTGGATCCCTCCGGGCAAGGAGCTTCCGGCAGGCACGGTCCGATGAGGGATTCCCATTGGTATTGTTTTTCTTCCTGCTCCGGCCAATCGGGCCGGAAGAGATGGACCTCCACGTTGCGGCGGCCTTTGAAGCTTTTGATGGTCATGGATACCGTGCAGCAGCGTTCGCACGGTGGAGTGGTCTTCGGTGGGATTATTTCGATCTTCATGGGGTTGCTCCGGTTCGCAGGGCGCGATGTTGTTCCAATGACGATGTGAAGATGATACGTTGTTTTGTCTGGCCGCACAAGAGGATGCGCCTTCGTGCGCCAAAAGGAATCTGCCATGGCTCAACAGTTTGAGTTGGTCAGCGAATATACGCCTACAGGGGATCAGCCCGGGGCGATTCAGGAAATCGTGGACAACTTGAATGGCGGTGTTCGCGATCAAGTGTTGCTGGGTGTGACGGGGTCCGGCAAGACATTCACTATGGCCAATGTTATTGCCGAGGTGAACCGGCCCGCTCTGGTGCTTGCGCCAAACAAAACCCTGGCTGCGCAGTTGTATGGGGAATTCAAAGCCTTGTTTCCCCATAATGCGGTGGAATATTTCGTTAGTTATTACGATTATTATCAGCCGGAGGCCTACCTCCCACATTCGGATACCTATATTGAAAAAGATTCCTCAATCAATGATGATATTGACAAGCTCCGACATGCTGCCACGCATGCGTTGCTGACGAGACGGGATGTGCTTATTGTCGCATCGGTTTCCTGCATTTATGGGTTGGGATCACCGGAATATTACGCCAAAATGATCATTCCCGTCGAACAGGGGCAGGAATTGAGCATGGAGGCACTGCTCGCCAAACTTGTGGAGGTCCATTACGAGAGGAACGATTATGATTTTCATCGTGGAACCTTTCGGGTCCGGGGGGATGTCGTAGAAATTATTCCGGCATACAGCAGGGAGCAGGCTGTTCGGATTGAGTTTTTCGGTGACGAAATTGATTCCATCCTGCAAACGGATCCACTGACAGGCGAAGTTCTTGCCAAGTTGCGCAAGACCGTGATCTATCCAGGCTCACATTATGTTTCAGATCAGGATAACCTGACCCGGGCGCGGGATGATATTCGTGAAGAGCTGACCACACAGTTGCGAGAATTTCGCAATGCCGGAAAACTGGTGGAGGCGCAACGCCTGGAACAACGGACCATGTTCGACCTGGAGCAGATCGAGGAACTGGGCTATTGCAACGGCATTGAAAATTATTCGTTACACCTGGATGGACGCCGACAGGGACAGCCACCGGCTACACTGCTGGATTACTTCCCCAAGGATTTTGTTCTTGTGGTGGACGAGTCCCATATCGCCGTACCCCAGGTAGGAGCCATGTTCAACGGCGATCGTTCCCGAAAAAGCACTTTGGTCGATTTTGGGTTTCGACTTCCGTCGGCCTTGGATAATCGTCCGCTCAATTTTAAAGAATTTTTGGAGCGCATTGGACAAGCAGTGTTTGTTTCCGCGACTCCCGGACCATGGGAGTTGGATCGCGCCCAGGGATTGGTGGTGGAACAGATCATCCGGCCTACGGGATTGGTTGATCCCCAGTTGGAGGTGCGTCCGCCGGAAGGTCAGCTGGATGACCTGCTGAGCGAGTGTCGAGTCCGTGTGGCGCGTAATGAGCGGGTCTTGGTGACCACGCTGACCAAGCGCATGGCCGAGGATTTGACGGAATATTTTCAGCAGATGGGAGTGAACACCCGGTATCTTCACTCTGATATCGATACCATCGAGCGAATGGCCATCATCCGCGCCCTGCGTGCCGGAGAGTTCGATGTCTTGGTGGGAATCAACCTGCTGAGGGAAGGTCTTGATTTGCCGGAAGTGTCCCTTGTAGCTATCCTTGATGCGGATAAGGAAGGCTTTTTGCGTTCCGCCGGGGCGTTGATTCAGACGTTCGGCCGTGCCGCGCGTAATGTTCAGGGCAGGGTGTTTTTATATGCGGATAAGGTCACCGCGGCCATGCGGACGGCTATGGAAGAAACTGATCGGCGTCGGGAACGCCAGGTAGCATTCAATCTGGAGCACGGCATAACGCCCCGGACAATTCGTAAGGCTGTGGGAGAAGGGCTGCAAATGGCATCGGCGGCGGATTCCGGTGATACGACACGGGAATCGCTTGTCGCCGAGGATATGGCCGAGTATGGGGATGACCCGCGGAAATTGACCAAACTGGTGCGCCGGCTGGAACGGGAGATGCGCGAAGCCGCCAAAGAACTTGAGTTTGAACAAGCGGCCCGGTTGCGGGATCGCATTGCGCCGCTGCGGGATCGCATCCTGCAACTGGGGGGATGATGTCGTTTCAAACGGTGAACCGGCGGCTGTTCGAACTCAAACAGCGCATGGGCACGTTTTGGAATTTGGTCATGGGCAGCTTTTTGTTGCTGCTCATTTTTCTGTTCGGAATTGTCGGGTTCATGTTTCTCGAGGGATGGGATTTCGTCAGCAGTTTTTACATGGTGGTCATCACCCTTTCCACCGTGGGCTACGGCGAAGTGCATCCTTTGTCGCAGATGGGGCGGATGTTCGCTGCATTGCTGATTATGAGCGGCGTGGGCGGATTTATGTATATTGTGGCCTCGTTTTCACAAATTTTGTTGGAAGGCCGTCTGCAGGTGCTCTGGGGGAAACGCAGAATGCAAAAAGCCATTGGCAGGTTGGAAGACCATTTCATCGTATGCGGATATGGGCGCATTGGAAGCGTGGTGGTGCAGGAAATCCGCAACGAAGGATTTGTTCCTGTGGTGTTGGAACAGAACACCGAATTGATCCAGAAGTTGGAATTGGAGGGGGTGCTCTGTGTGGAAGGGGACGCCACGGACGACGAATTGCTGCTTTCCGTGGGACTGCGCAAAGCCAAGGCGTTGATTTCAGCGCTTTCTTCCGAGGCGGCCAACGTTTATGTGACTCTCACTGCTCGGCAGCTTTGTCCGGAATTGACCATTATTGCCCGCGCCAGCCAAAAGGCTCATATCTCCCGGCTCAAGCTGGCCGGAGCCGATAGAGTGGTCATGCCGCATCTGATCGGCGGGGTCCGCATGGCCCAGAACGTGTTGCGGCCCACGGTGACGAACTTTCTTGAGCTGGCCATGCAAG
The sequence above is drawn from the Paucidesulfovibrio gracilis DSM 16080 genome and encodes:
- a CDS encoding chemotaxis protein CheA, producing the protein MTDDINRQIFREEAYELLAELETTLLELEGQPDDMDIVNRVFRSLHTIKGSGSMFGFEAIAGFTHEVESVFDMVRNGELPISRPLLDQAFSVRDHIQRMLDEGGGEEVDPERAEALLKQLRQIAAGDVPAEPVHDATAPDESAGESVEDASESSAVSKSESTPPEEVEQVVSEETDSPDLSRSLASSSDVGNAKTDSVVVPQGGGAGTASWHVRVSPKQGQTAEGFQIVPLLEELAKLGPCEVRADDSLVPLLGDYQVGQVYLAWDVYLETSSGEDEIKDVFFFSDAPLDVQVTSVDPRKSESVPAQPPSGEVPPEVAEGGWELLEDDHGEGQDSAADLPLEPAAQDVAKPQGTPLEQKPAVVPERINESEPVTPPAPAKPSPAPKSSTPKVPQAKKETGGQQRAAGKTTPTGAPAQQGKGAATGEAARQQDAVSSIRVAAEKLDSLVDLVGELVIVQAQISQLSLERDDAILKRLAEDLERLSDELRDSALSVRMLPIGTSFSKFRRLVRDLSSELGKEIQLTTAGADTELDKTVIERLADPLVHLLRNSIDHGVESPEERTAAGKPSKATIHLAAEHSGGEVLIRIQDDGKGIDSEVIREKALERGLVSADADLSHSEILNLIFEPGFSTAQKVTSVSGRGVGMDVVKRAIDALRGRIVIHSERGKGTEITIRLPLTLAIIDGLQVLVGEEYFVVPLAVVEECVELRAEDEEGSDGRILYLRGEIVPYVQLREWFEIDAPRPDIEQVVIVGLEGRRVGIVVDKVIGEHQTVIKSLGKVYKDVDGISGATIKGDGSIALILDVPGLMKRVVAESD
- a CDS encoding CheR family methyltransferase, whose product is MNRNTNPLPGRPAPLSDKDFRVFAEFITSKLGIKMPSSKKTMLEARLNKRLRVLGLPGFDSYRDFLFSETGQRDELPHLYDAVTTNTTHFFRESKHFDVLRDTLLPGLHARLRGSRELRVWSAGCSTGEEPYTLAMVLADFEAQHSSFSYRMLATDISTRVLEAAARGVYVMDKIDDIPSAFRKKYLLRSKDKKKRLIRIVPELRHRIVFRRLNFMEPFRLNKPRDVVFCRNVVIYFDRQTQERLFRRIADQIVSGGYLFTGHSESLTGMNVPLRAVAPTIYQKI
- a CDS encoding DUF190 domain-containing protein is translated as MNLPKNAERIRIFIGEGDRQQGKPLYELIVEKAREAGLAGATVLRAVMGYGANSRVRTNKILRLSEDMSLVVEIVDETEKINAFLPLLDNLINEGLVTREPVEVLFYRHAGG
- the crcB gene encoding fluoride efflux transporter CrcB, with protein sequence MNKIFVLALGGAAGTLSRYWLSGIAQRFFGASFPMGTFAVNMLGSLCFGLLWGLFENRVGFSPELRLLLLTGFMGAFTTFSTYMFESGALLRHGQYLSLLLNVGGQSLLGLTLVLLGMALGRLV
- a CDS encoding class IV adenylate cyclase, which codes for MAVEAELKFTDVDHAAVRALLLQNGAAGEKAYFEQNLVFDSQEQALRKEQILLRLRHKPGGSLLTLKRPDGGGDHLKRCREWQTRVEDGTVMRRILEELGFAVSFAYEKTREKWTLDGCVICLDHLPFGEFMEIEGPEERLPEVAGRLNMNVRHSTAQTYHALHQQWRVEQKLPLQDGFVFSDEEREKLLRDISDERDSTTT
- the clpS gene encoding ATP-dependent Clp protease adapter ClpS, with amino-acid sequence MGDFLAENDPRIGVKEELEVREPRKYKVLLLNDDYTTMDFVVEILIHVFNKSETEATLIMLAVHNEGKGVCGLYPAEIAETKVDTVHKLARQAGFPLKCSMEGE
- the clpA gene encoding ATP-dependent Clp protease ATP-binding subunit ClpA, which translates into the protein MLSRGLEKALTSAVNEVKRRNHEYLTLEHLLYALAGAQHGQLILKHCGADVEKLQEELETFFSENLETLPENTETEVIQTLGVRRVLQRAVWQKRASGKDVVEVGDVLAAMFDEEDSYAVYFLRTQDVTRLDVLEYISHGMEDDDPLTQERPGMAFGRPAGGGMPSGPAPGMPGEKPGTQDTALGEFTVNLTLRAQEGGIDPLIGREAELERTVQVLARRRKNNPIFVGDPGVGKTAMAEGLALLISRGEVPKEFIKAQIFALDMGALMAGTKYRGDFEGRLKNVLAELKAIEDAILFVDEIHTIVGAGSVSGGSLDASNLLKPFLQSGEVRCIGSTTYEEYKNHFEKDRALSRRFQKIEIAEPSVDETVEILKGLKPYYEEHHGVVYTLPALRAAARLSARHVNDRFLPDKAIDVIDEAGSRYRLSGRPRKEDRITVQDVERVVASMARIPAGRLSGNDRNRLQELEPRLKNVVFGQDQAVELLSRSIKRARAGMKQAGRPTGAFLLTGPTGVGKTELARQLAEVMGVHFLRFDMSEYMEKHAVARLIGAPPGYVGFDQGGLLTEEIRKNPHSVVLFDEIEKAHPDVFNILLQVMDYATLTDNNGRKADFRHVILLMTSNAGAQEIAKSGIGFQRRDDKDRKAGALRAIERLFSPEFRNRLDAVVPFSSLDQDVMERIVDKFVGELNAQLRERRVRLILDEAARSRLAHLGYDPAFGARPMGRVIQSEVKDAIADELLFGALQKGGKVFMSLRKGVAIDAPAPKGNDPSGEFEFSFAGGRMQ